Within Deltaproteobacteria bacterium HGW-Deltaproteobacteria-18, the genomic segment ATGTCCGGCGCTCCGGAGCAGAGCGACAAGGCTGTTCATTTCCTTGCCTATGGCCTGATGGCGTTTTGCTGGCCTGCGACCTGGAGGCGAACCTTTCTGACTGCGTTCTGCCTTGCTGCCGGCCTTGGGCTGCTGCTTGAATTCGGACAGGGCGTCCTGCCTACGGGACGATTTTTTGATCTGTGGGACGCCCTGGCCAACGCCGTGGGTGCCGCGGTCGGCGTGTGTGTGGCCTATGTGTGCTCCCGATCAGGGAACCGGGTTTTGTTTGACGGAGTGAGGCGCAAGACATGAGCGTGGCTGAATTTTGGGCGCAGATTCTGTGGCCTTTGTGCAAACTGATCGGCCTTGTTTCCGTGGGGCTTTTTGTGGGGAACCTGATCGAGGCCATGCACTGGACGCGTTTCATGGCGCGTCTGGCGAATCCTTTGACCCGCATCGGAAGGATGTGCGAAATTTCCGCAGCCAGTTTTTCCGTGGCTTTTGTTTCAGGGGTCACGGCCAACACCATGCTGGCCGAGGCCTACGATCAGGGACGGTTGTCCCGCAGGGAACTGATTCTTACTAATCTTTTCAATAGCTTGCCGACCTATTTTTTGCATCTGCCGAGCATGATCTTCATCACCGTGCCCATCCTCAAATCCGCGGCAGTGGTCTATCTTGGCCTTACGGTGGGGGCGGCGCTGCTGCGCACAATTCTGATTCTTTTCGTGGGCCGGATTCTGTTGACCGGGCTGGACCGCTGTCATGCCATGGAAATGCCCGCCGAAGATAAGCTTGTGGCGCGGCAGGTGCTGCAGAAGACCTGGAATCGCTTCAGGCGACGCATCAAAAAAATCGTCATGATCACCGCACCCATTTATGTCGGGGTTCATTTCATGAACAAGTTCGGCATGTTTTCGGCTATCGAACATTTTCTGGCCGAACACATGAGCGCCATGTCATGGCTGCACCCCAAAGCCATGGGTATCATTGTCTTTCAGCTGGCCGCCGAGTTTTCGGCAGGCATGGCCGCTGCCGGAGCCCTGCTCGACTCCGGGTCCATGTCCGTGCGCGACGTGGTCATGGCGCTCATTGTCGGGAACGTCCTGTCCTCACCGATGCGGGCCTTCCGGCATCAATTTCCCTACTACGCAGGCATCTTCAAGCCGAAACTGGCGCTGGAACTCATCATTTGCAGTCAGGGATTCCGCGTGGCCAGTTTGATCTTTTGCGGAGCCGTTTATTATTGGATGAGTTGATTCGCATTGCGTGAAACGTAATGCGTGAGACGTAAAACGTAAAAGAAAATGCCTTTAAACGAAACTCGGCCCGCTGTCGGCATGGACTTGAGACCCGCCGGAACTCCCTCTCCGGCCTCGTAGAGTTGAATCGTTGCGTGCAGGGCGGAAAATGCAGGCAGCACATCCGGCAACGATTCAACAAACGATGCCTGGCTCGGTCAGACAGCCGACGAGCCTCAAGCCCATGCCGCCAGCGGGCCTTGAGGTTTGCGGGAGCTTTCTTGACGTCCACATGGAACGGGATTGTTGTGCGCCGGGTGGAAAATTCGAGAGATATATCCGGCAACGATCCCGCAGATGATGCAAAGTCGGCAAAAAAAGGACCAAAAAAAACCCGGAATTTCCGGGTTTTTTTGATTTGAATTAACGTCGACGCGGTCCGCCGCGATCGCCGCCTCTGTCTCCGCCTCGTGGCCTGTCGTTGCGTGGGCGGTCGGAGCGGGGCTGAACCGGCTCGGGTTCTTCACCCAGCTCTTCGAGGATGATGGCCTTGCGGCTGAGCTTGATGCGTCCGGAAGGCTCGATGTCGATGACCCTGACGCGGATGGCGTCGCCTTCCTGGACCACATCCGTCACCACGTTGACCCGGTCACGGGCCAGCTGGGAGATGTGGCACAGGCCTTCAAGGCCGGGCAGGATTTCGATGAACGCGCCAAAGTCCATGATTTTCTTGACGATGCCGTCGTAATCCTTGTTCAGTTCGGCCTTCTGGTCGTAGTAGAGGACCATTTCCCGGGCTTTGGCCAGGGAGACGGAATCCGGAGCGAAGATGGAGATCTTGCCCGAATCGTCGATGTCGATGTCGGCGCTCGTGGCTTCGCAGATGGCCTTGATGTTCTTTCCGCCGGGTCCGATGACTTCGCGGATCTTGTCCTGGGAGATGTGCACGATGTCCATCTGCGGAGCAAACTTGGACAGCTCGCCTCTGGGCGCAGCGATGAGTGCTTCCATCTGGTCGAGGATGTTCACGCGTGCGTCCTTGGCCTGATGCAGGGCTTTCTGCATGACTTCGGCCGGGATGCCCGCGATCTTGATGTCCATCTGGATGGAGGTCACGCCGTCGCGGGAACCCGCGACCTTGAAGTCCATGTCGCCGAGGTGGTCTTCGTCACCGAGGATGTCGGTCAGGACCAGGTATTCGTCGCCTTCCTTGATGAGTCCCATGGCGATGCCCGCGATGGGAGTCTTGATGGGCACGCCCGCGTCCATAAGTGCCAGGGTGCCGCCGCAGACGGAAGCCATGGAGGATGATCCGTTGGATTCCATGATGTCGGAGACGACGCGGATGGTGAACGGGAATGCGTCCGGAGCCGGCAGGACGGGATTGAGGGCCCGCTCGGACAGGGCGCCATGGCCGATTTCGCGGCGGCCGGGAGCACGCAGCATGCGCGCTTCACCCACGCTGTAGGGCGGGAAATTGTAGTGCATCAGGAAGCGTCTGGAGGTGTCGCCGGCCAGGGTCTCGATGCGCTGCTCGTCGCGGGTGCTGCCGAGGGTGCAGGTGCACAGGGCCTTGGTTTCGCCGCGAGTGAAGATGGCCGAGCCGTGGGTGCGGGGCAGGAAACCCACTTCCATGATCAGGGGACGGACCGTGGTCAGGTCGCGGCCGTCGATGCGGATCTTGTCGGTCATGATGCGCTGGCGAACGATCTTCTTTTCCAGTTTCTCCATGATCTCGCCCACACCCCTTACGCGTTCGGGGGTCTCGGCAAATCTGGCCATCAGGGCTTCCATCAGGTTCTGCTTGACCTTCTTCTTGGCATCGCGGCGATCCATCTTGCCGGGCACTGCCAGGGCTTCGGTCAGGGGCGCGGTGGCGAGTTCGGCCACGGCTTCAATCAGCCCGGTGTCTTCGGCCGGGGGAATGACAGTGAATTTCTCTCTGCCAAGCTCCTTGCGCAGTTCTTCCTGGACATCGAGCAGAGGCCCAAGCTGGGCATGTCCCCAGGCAACGGCTTCGGTCATGATGTCTTCGGACAGGAACTGGGCCCCGCCTTCGACCATGACCACCGCGTCGCGCGAACCGGCCAGGATCATGTTCAGCTGGCTCGTGGCAAGCTCGGAGGCCGTGGGGTTCAGGAGGAACTGCCCGTCGCGGTAGCCGACGCGGATGGCCGCGATGGGTCCGGCGAAGGGAATCTCGGAGATGTGCAGGGCCGTGGATGCGCCGAGCATGGCCAGGATGTCAGCGGAGCGCTCCTTGTCCGAGGAAATGACCGTGGCGATGACCTGGATCTCGTTGGTGCAGCCCTTGGGGAAGAGCGGACGGATGGGACGGTCCATGAGCCGGGAGGTCAGGGTCTCGTGTTCGCTGGGGCGGCCCACTTCGCGGCGGAAGTAGTTGCCCGGAACACGGCCTGCGGAGTAGAGCATTTCCTGATAGTTGCAGGTCAGGGGAAGAAAATCCACGACCCGGTCCAGGGCCTGATGAGTGGCCGTGACCAGAACGACGGTGTCGCCCCACTGCACGGTCACGGCGCCGCTGGCCTGTAGCGCGAGCTTGCCGTGTTCGATGATGATTTCACTGTCGCCCATGGGGATGGTGCGCCGGGTGGTCTGAAAAGCTGCCATGATTTGCCTCGTGATGGTTTGGGCACTCCCTGTCGAGGGCAGCGGGCGGCGGGTTTGGTGTTTAGTGCATGGCTCAACGCCGGGTTGAACCATGCACTAAACACAAAACCGCAGGCATATGATGCTGCCGGGAGCGCGGTTCAAATAAAGGGCAGGCGGGACCATAGGTCCCGCCTTGAAGATGTCTACTTGCGCAGACCGAGTCTCGCGATCAGATCGCGATAGCGCTGAATGTCTTTGTTCTTCAGGTACTTCAGAAGCTGTCTGCGTTTGCCGACGAGCTTCAGGAGACCTGTGCGGGAATGGAAGTCCTTCTTGTGACCTTTGAAATGGTCAGTGAGGTACGTAATCCGTTCGGTCAACAGGGCTACCTGTACTTCAGGAGACCCGGTATCGGTTTCGGTTTTGCCATATTCCTTTACAACTTCAGCCTTGCGTTCAGGGGTTAAGACCACAGCCATATCCTCCGGTTATCATGTTTCTTCCACCTGACCATATCCAATTGCGAACCAGAGCCTTCAGGCTTGCCAGAGCCCGCGCAGGATGACCCACGACAGTACTCCCGTGCGCATGCTTGCCTCCATCAGGGCCAAGGGGGCCCTGTCGGCGGAGAGCATGAGTGCCCGGTCCCCTTCCTGGGCCGGATAATCGGGAAAAAGGCTCGTCGGCAGCCATGCTCCGTTCTGCACCAGCGCGGCCTGTTCATGACTGAGCACGAGCTTGGGCCAGTGGGGCAGGGCTTGGGTCATGGGCAGGACCAGTTCGTTGAGCTGATCCTTGCTTTCCAGCACTTTTTCCAGATCATGAGCCTGGGCGAGGGTGAACGGGTGGCTTGCCTCCCGCTCCAGTTCGCTGAGCACCGCTCCGCACCC encodes:
- the pnp gene encoding polyribonucleotide nucleotidyltransferase, with product MAAFQTTRRTIPMGDSEIIIEHGKLALQASGAVTVQWGDTVVLVTATHQALDRVVDFLPLTCNYQEMLYSAGRVPGNYFRREVGRPSEHETLTSRLMDRPIRPLFPKGCTNEIQVIATVISSDKERSADILAMLGASTALHISEIPFAGPIAAIRVGYRDGQFLLNPTASELATSQLNMILAGSRDAVVMVEGGAQFLSEDIMTEAVAWGHAQLGPLLDVQEELRKELGREKFTVIPPAEDTGLIEAVAELATAPLTEALAVPGKMDRRDAKKKVKQNLMEALMARFAETPERVRGVGEIMEKLEKKIVRQRIMTDKIRIDGRDLTTVRPLIMEVGFLPRTHGSAIFTRGETKALCTCTLGSTRDEQRIETLAGDTSRRFLMHYNFPPYSVGEARMLRAPGRREIGHGALSERALNPVLPAPDAFPFTIRVVSDIMESNGSSSMASVCGGTLALMDAGVPIKTPIAGIAMGLIKEGDEYLVLTDILGDEDHLGDMDFKVAGSRDGVTSIQMDIKIAGIPAEVMQKALHQAKDARVNILDQMEALIAAPRGELSKFAPQMDIVHISQDKIREVIGPGGKNIKAICEATSADIDIDDSGKISIFAPDSVSLAKAREMVLYYDQKAELNKDYDGIVKKIMDFGAFIEILPGLEGLCHISQLARDRVNVVTDVVQEGDAIRVRVIDIEPSGRIKLSRKAIILEELGEEPEPVQPRSDRPRNDRPRGGDRGGDRGGPRRR
- a CDS encoding 30S ribosomal protein S15, yielding MVLTPERKAEVVKEYGKTETDTGSPEVQVALLTERITYLTDHFKGHKKDFHSRTGLLKLVGKRRQLLKYLKNKDIQRYRDLIARLGLRK